GCTTTTCAAACAGGCCTACCTAGACGAAAGCCAGCCTTTCAGGCTGCTCAATCTGACCCGCGCAATCGCCAGTTTTGAGCGCAGTCTGGTCTCCAGTCACAGCGCCTATGATCGCAAAGTCTATGGCAAAGAAACCCTGGCCATGAGTGAATCCGCCCTGCGAGGAAAAACCCTATTTTTCAGTGAACGCCTTGAATGTTTTCACTGCCATGGGGGTTTTAATTTTTCAGATGCCACCCGCCACAAAAATTCAAGTTTTACTGAAGTCAACTTCAAAAATACAGGCCTTTACAATCTCGGCGGTACAGGTGCCTACCCCATTCCCAACCGGGGTCTCTATGAGTTAAACTTTCAGCCCCAGAATATGGGACGGTTTAAAGCCCCCAGCCTGCGCAATATCGCAGTCAGTGCCCCCTATATGCACGATGGCAGTATCGCTACACTCAGTGAAGTGATCGACCACTACGCAGCAGGCGGGCGTACAATTTCTTCTGGGCCCCTGGCGGGTGAGGGATCTAAAAATCCCTATAAAAGCGGCTTTGTCAAAGGATTTAAACTCAATGCCCAAGAAAAAGCCGATCTGCTGGCCTTTCTCGAAAGTCTGACCGATCCTGAATTTTTAAGCAACCCCAAATTCAGCAATCCCTGGCCTGCCAGCCCCTGATTTGGGGGCCCCACCCCAGTCCTTCAAGCGAACCAAAAAACACCCAGAATACTGACTATCACTTGATTTCTTAATTATTGAATGAATATACATTTATATGATCATTAAATGTATCATTGATCACAAACATACAGCTGATCAATGCCCTCCTCACAAACCGGCTCCCCCCTTCCTGCGGAAAATTCGAAGCGTTCTTTACCCCTTGGGCATATAATAAAACGTATGTGGATACACGTGCGCTCTCACCCCTTATTTCGGAAAGGCCCCCTGGATACGCATGCCTAATCGAGACTTTGAATATTCGCCCCTTGCCCGCCTGTTTGCTGCTTTTACAGCAAGCTGTTTTTGTGGGCTGGCAGCCCTGGGAGCAATAGCCTTCTTCTTTGAACAAAGCCAACTGGGGCTCTGGTTGGCCCTGCCTTTTTTAGGCATCGGCCTGTATTGTTTCTGGGCCCTTTCACAGGCTCCACAATCGGTTCGCATCGCAGGAGACACCCTGCACGTCAAAAGTGCATTTAAAGTGCAAACCCAAGCAATTGAAAACCTGTTTCGGCTGAAACAAACCCTGCGCTGGATTGTACTGGAAGGCATTGAAGGGGATATTCGCCTGCATAAATTCTATGCCCAGGACGATGCCCGCCTGTTTTATTTTTTGCAGGCCCAGATTCCTCATCTCGCCCCCCCATCGCAGCAACAAGGCCTATTTCCTTTTTACTATCCAGGCAAAATTAAATCCGCGATCTTTACGGGTTTGGTTGGGCTGCTCTTGGGAGTCTTTGGGGGAGGAAGTTTGGTTTACGCCCTTTCTGCGCTGAGCAGCCCCTCACAAAAATGGATAAGTGGGATTTTCGGGCTGATGAGCCTGCTCTTTGGTGTTTTGTTTGTCTATTTAACCCTGTATGAATTCGTTTATCTGACTGTTTTTACCGCAGAGGGCATGACCCAGAAAAGTCTGCTGCGCACCCGCCAGGAAATCCTGTCGGGCTTGCAGGGCATTCGTTCAGATTTTGAAATCCGCCAGGTCAAGGGCCTGGATCGCCGGGTCTATTATCTGGAGTTTGTTTTTTCAGATCAGCGTATCTTCAAATGGGTGCCCGATGAATTCTCTTTTCCGATCGACTATATCGACGCCGAGGCCCAAGGCCAAATCAAGCAGTTGAAAACACAGTTGGAACAGCTTTATCTGACTTCAGAAATCAGGTGATTTTGAAGTGCTTCTGGCTTAATCGGGTAAAATTCAAAATTGACTACGATGCCCATCTCAGTTCTTAGCTAATAACTTAGAGTTTAACTCTCACCCAGGATTTAAGACGGTCAGTAGTTCAGAATGAAAGTTCTTCGCACCTTGAATCACGAGATTCGGGGTGCGATTTAAGTTTTTTGACACAGGAAAGGTCTNNNNNNNNNNNNNNNNNNNNAACGTGAACAGCGCTTTCTGTGTCAGTTTGGCGTAACGCTCAAAAAGTTCTTTCCCCGTTTTCAGGACTGGCTTGAAGACATTTCAGACCCTCGCCAAGAGGCAAAATGCAGTTATTCGTTGGATGCTTTGCTTTGGTTGAGTCTCCTGGCGATGCTCTCAGGGCAGGAGTCACGTAACCAATTCAACGAAAATCTATTCACCCAGGAAACCAAAGCCATTCTCGAACATATGTTGGGGCTCAATTTGCCCAGTATTCCCCATGGCGATACCTTGGCCCATCTCTGGAAAAAACTGCCTCCAGAGGCACTGGAAAAACTGCGTTTGGCAATGATTCACAGGCTCTTACGCAGTCGATGTTTGGAGCGGTTTCGCTACGGCAAAAGATATATTTTGGCTCTTGATGGGACTGAGATTTACCGCTGGAAAGAGCGGCACTGCAAACATTGCCTCTTTTCTGCCTGTGGCCCTGAGAAAGAGCTTCAGTTCTACCACCGGGTGTTGGAGATAAAACTGATCTCTCAAGATGGTTTTGCCATTTCATTGCTTTCAGAGTTCAT
This DNA window, taken from bacterium (Candidatus Blackallbacteria) CG13_big_fil_rev_8_21_14_2_50_49_14, encodes the following:
- a CDS encoding di-heme enzyme codes for the protein MLSAKRTGGLLLLGALCACSSSLSGAGTAELKALQTSDWHWNLPQGYPEPAVPDDNPMSQAKVELGRHLFYDTRLSSNGKMSCASCHDQKRAFSDGKTLPQGVRGETVPRNSMALSNVAYAAVLTWANPHLTRLETQMLVPLFGETPAELGLVGQENELLKKLEAVPQYQTLFKQAYLDESQPFRLLNLTRAIASFERSLVSSHSAYDRKVYGKETLAMSESALRGKTLFFSERLECFHCHGGFNFSDATRHKNSSFTEVNFKNTGLYNLGGTGAYPIPNRGLYELNFQPQNMGRFKAPSLRNIAVSAPYMHDGSIATLSEVIDHYAAGGRTISSGPLAGEGSKNPYKSGFVKGFKLNAQEKADLLAFLESLTDPEFLSNPKFSNPWPASP